A single window of Brachyhypopomus gauderio isolate BG-103 chromosome 21, BGAUD_0.2, whole genome shotgun sequence DNA harbors:
- the myh7bb gene encoding myosin-7 isoform X2 has protein sequence MEAFGNAKTLRNDNSSRFGKFIRIHFGPTGKLASADIDIYLLEKSRVIFQQPGERSYHIYYQILSHRKPELQDMLLVSSNPFDYHFCCQGVTTVDNLDDGRELLATDHAMDILGFTPEEKCGCYKIVGAIMHFGNMKFKVKQREEQAEADGTESADKASFLMGINSAELIKGLLHPRVKVGNEYIVRGQTVEQVTYAVGALAKATYDRMFKWLVSRINRTLYTSIPRQFFIGVLDIAGFEIFEYNSFEQLCINFTNEKLQQFFNHHMFILEQEEYKAEGIEWTFIDFGLDLQACIDLIEKPLGIMSIMEEECMFPKATDSSFKAKLYDNHLGKSPNFQKPKPDKKRKYETHFELIHYAGVVPYNISGWLDKNKDPLNETVVGTFQKSSNKLMASLFEHFVSVDTGGEPKPPGREKRKKASSFQTVSQLHKDNLNKLMANLRSTQPHFVRCIIPNETKTPGVMEPFLVLHQLRCNGVLEGIRICRKGFPNRILYVEFKQRYRILNPSAIPEDTYVDSRKSTEKLLSSLDIDHNQYKFGHTKVFFKAGLLGLLEDMRDEQLAKTITLLQAFCRGKLMKMERKRLMREKEAIMVIQWNIRSFYAVKNWPWMCLFFKMKPLLKSAATEKEFAALKEEFQKLKETLERSESKRKALEEKHVCLMQENNDLFLQLQAEQDNLTDAEDRCNLLIKTKIQMEAKLKELMERLEDEEEMNASLVTKKRKLEDECVEMKKDLDDLEMTLAKVEKEKHATENKVKNLMEEMAVLDETILKLTKEKKAFQDAHQQALEDLQAEEDKVNMMAKAKNKLEQQVDDLEGSLEHEKKTRMDLERVKRKLEGDIKLSNESAMDLENDKQQLEERLRKKDFEVSQITSKIEDEQALVLQLQKKMKELQTRIEELEEELEAERAARVKAEKQRADVCRELEELSERLEDAGGTTAAQIEMSKKREAEFLKIRRDLEEASLHHEATAAVLKKKHADSMAELGEQLDSLQRVKHKLEKEKAEARMEAEDLTSNLEHLSRAKVATEKMCRMYEDQLNESKTKAEELQRQLMDVASQKARSQTECTEISRRLEEREVLVMQLQRSKLSLSQSGEDLKKQLEEECRAKNALAHALQSSRHDCDLLREQFEEEQEARSEVQRELSKANAQIAQWRTKYETDAIQRTEELEENKKKLVAQLQDSEEATEVSNAKCASLEKTKHRLQTEIEDLMIDLERSNAAAVALDKKQRSFDKVLSEWKQKLEETQAELESSQRESRSLSTELFKLKNSYEEAIDHLDTVSRENRNLQGEITDLTEQVSQEGKTIHELELMKKSLDQEKTNIQAVLEEVEGTLEHEETKTLRVQMELGQFKAEVDRTLAERDEEIENLRRNHQQILESMQTSLDTEIRARNEAVRVKKKMEGDLNEMEIQLNYANKQAAESQKLVRHLQVQIKDAHLELCESLHQCEDLKEQVAVTERRNTLLATEMEELRLAVEQTERMRKVAEHELLESTERANLLHAQNMGALNQKKKLESDLSMLTGEVDEAMQECRNAEEKAKKAITDAAMMAEELKKEQDTSSHLERMKKNMEQTIKDLQMRLDEAEQIALKGGKKQIQKLETRVRELEGELDCEQKKSGEFQKGIRKYEKRIKELMYQTEEDRKTLLRMQDLIDKLQAKVKSYKRQAEDAEEEVNSNMTRFRKLQHELDDAEERADMAETQVNKLRVRTRETTHVVKITE, from the exons ATGGAGGCGTTTGGCAATGCTAAGACTCTAAGGAATGACAACTCTTCTCGATTT GGCAAGTTCATCAGAATACATTTTGGTCCCACAGGAAAACTGGCATCAGCCGACATTGACATTT ACCTTCTTGAAAAATCTAGAGTGATTTTTCAGCAACCTGGTGAGAGGAGCTACCACATCTATTACCAAATCCTATCTCACCGAAAACCAGAGCTTCAAG ACATGCTGCTGGTGTCATCCAATCCCTTTGATTACCACTTCTGCTGTCAGGGTGTGACTACTGTGGATAATCTGGACGATGGAAGAGAACTCCTGGCCACAGAC CACGCCATGGATATTCTTGGCTTCACTCCTGAGGAGAAATGTGGCTGTTATAAGATTGTGGGTGCCATTATGCACTTTGGCAACATGAAGTTCAAAGTGaagcagagggaggagcaagCAGAAGCTGACGGCACAGAAA GTGCAGACAAAGCCTCCTTCCTGATGGGGATCAACTCGGCTGAACTGATAAAGGGCCTGCTTCACCCCAGGGTGAAGGTGGGAAACGAGTACATTGTGAGAGGTCAGACTGTAGAACAG GTGACCTATGCTGTCGGGGCTCTGGCCAAAGCGACCTATGACCGCATGTTTAAGTGGCTTGTCAGCAGGATCAATAGGACGCTCTACACTTCCATCCCACGACAGTTCTTCATAGGAGTTCTGGACATAGCCGGCTTTGAGATCTTCGAG TATAACAGTTTCGAGCAGCTGTGCATCAACTTCACCAATGAAAAACTGCAGCAGTTTTTCAACCACCACATGTTCATCCTGGAGCAGGAGGAATATAAAGCAGAGGGCATAGAGTGGACCTTCATTGACTTTGGCTTAGACCTACAGGCCTGCATCGACCTCATTGAGAAG cCACTGGGTATCATGTCTATAATGGAGGAGGAGTGCATGTTCCCAAAAGCCACAGACAGCAGCTTCAAAGCTAAACTCTACGACAACCATCTGGGCAAGTCTCCCAACTTCCAGAAGCCAAAACCTGACAAGAAGCGCAAGTATGAAACCCACTTCGAGCTGATCCACTACGCTGGTGTG GTGCCATACAACATTAGTGGATGGCTGGACAAAAATAAAGACCCTCTCAACGAGACTGTTGTAGGCACTTTCCAAAAATCGTCTAACAAGTTAATGGCAAGCCTCTTTGAGCACTTTGTCAGCGTAGATACAG GAGGGGAGCCAAAACCTCCAGGcagggagaagaggaagaaagcGTCTTCATTTCAGACAGTGTCACAGCTCCATAAG GATAACCTCAACAAGCTGATGGCTAATCTGAGGAGCACTCAGCCTCACTTTGTCCGCTGCATCATCCCCAATGAGACCAAGACTCCAG GTGTGATGGAGCCCTTCCTGGTCCTGCACCAGCTGCGCTGTAATGGAGTCCTGGAGGGTATTCGCATCTGCAGGAAAGGATTCCCCAATCGCATCCTGTATGTAGAGTTTAAACAGCG TTACCGTATCTTGAACCCTTCGGCGATCCCAGAAGACACGTACGTGGACAGCAGGAAGTCTACAGAGAAGCTGCTCAGCTCACTGGACATTGACCACAATCAGTACAAATTTGGCCACACCAAG GTGTTCTTCAAGGCCGGTCTGCTGGGCCTGCTGGAGGACATGAGGGATGAGCAGCTGGCAAAGACCATCACGCTGCTCCAGGCTTTCTGCAGGGGCAAACTCATGAAGATGGAGCGGAAGAGACTGATGCGGGAGAA GGAGGCCATAATGGTGATTCAGTGGAACATCCGCTCATTTTACGCCGTGAAGAACTGGCCTTGGATGTGTCTCTTCTTCAAGATGAAGCCTCTTCTGAAGAGCGCTGCCACAGAGAAGGAGTTCGCCGCCCTGAAGGAGGAATTCCAGAAGCTGAAGGAGACGCTGGAGAGATCTGAGTCCAAGAGGAAGGCGCTGGAAGAAAAGCATGTGTGTCTGATGCAGGAGAACAACGACCTCTTCCTGCAACTTCAAGCT GAGCAAGACAATCTGACCGATGCTGAAGACAGATGCAACCTGCTCATCAAGACCAAGATCCAGATGGAGGCGAAACTCAAGGAGCTAATGGAGAGATTGGAAGATGAAGAGGAGATGAATGCTAGCCTGGTCACCAAGAAACGCAAACTagaggatgagtgtgtggagatGAAGAAGGATCTGGATGACTTGGAGATGACCCTGGCCAaggtggagaaggagaaacATGCCACAGAGAACAAG GTGAAGAACCTTATGGAAGAAATGGCAGTTCTGGATGAGACAATCCTCAAGCTGACTAAAGAGAAGAAGGCTTTCCAGGACGCTCATCAGCAGGCTCTAGAGGACCTGCAGGCAGAGGAAGACAAGGTCAACATGATGGCAAAGGCTAAAAACAAGCTGGAGCAGCAGGTTGACGAT CTGGAGGGGTCTTTGGAGCATGAGAAGAAGACGCGCATGGACCTTGAACGAGTCAAACGCAAGCTTGAAGGAGACATAAAGCTTTCTAATGAGTCAGCCATGGACTTGGAGAATGACAAACAGCAGCTAGAGGAGAGACTGAGGAA GAAAGACTTTGAAGTAAGTCAAATCACCTCCAAGATAGAAGATGAACAAGCCCTGGTACTTCAGCTGCAAAAGAAAATGAAGGAATTACAG ACTCGTatagaggagctggaggaggagctggaggcggAGCGGGCCGCCCGAGTGAAAGCCGAGAAGCAGCGTGCAGATGTGTGTCGGGAGCTGGAGGAGCTCAGCGAGAGGTTGGAGGACGCCGGGGGAACCACCGCAGCCCAGATTGAGATGAGCAAGAAGCGGGAGGCGGAGTTCCTGAAGATACGGCGGGACctggaggaggcctccctgcacCACGAGGCCACGGCAGCCGTGCTGAAGAAGAAGCATGCAGACAGCATGGCCGAGCTGGGTGAGCAGTTGGACAGCCTGCAGAGGGTCAAACACAaactggagaaggagaaggcaGAGGCCAGAATGGAGGCGGAGGATCTGACCTCAAACCTGGAACATCTCTCGAGGGCCAAA GTTGCAACAGAGAAGATGTGCAGAATGTATGAAGATCAGCTGAACGAGTCAAAAACCAAAGCAGAGGAGCTTCAGAGGCAGCTAATGGATGTTGCTTCTCAAAAAGCCCGGAGCCAGACAGAGTGCA CTGAGATCAGTCGGAGACTGGAGGAGCGGGAGGTTCTGGTCATGCAGCTTCAGCGGTCTAAGCTGTCCCTCAGCCAGAGTGGGGAAGACCTGAAGAagcagctggaggaggagtGCAGG GCGAAGAATGCACTGGCTCACGCACTGCAGTCATCCAGACATGACTGTGACCTGCTGAGGGAGCAGTTTGAAGAGGAGCAAGAGGCCAGATCTGAAGTGCAGAGGGAGCTGTCCAAAGCCAACGCTCAGATTGCTCAGTGGAGGACCAAGTACGAGACTGACGCTATTCAGAGAacagaggagctggaggagaacaA AAAGAAGCTGGTCGCACAGCTTCAAGATTCAGAGGAAGCCACAGAGGTATCTAATGCCAAGTGTGCCTCCCTGGAGAAAACCAAGCATCGCCTGCAAACTGAGATTGAGGACTTGATGATAGACCTAGAACGCTCAAACGCTGCCGCGGTCGCATTGGACAAAAAACAGCGCAGTTTTGACAAG GTGTTGTCAGAGTGGAAGCAAAAGTTGGAGGAGACGCAGGCGGAGCTGGAGAGCTCTCAGAGAGAGTCCCGCAGTCTGAGCACTGAGCTCTTCAAGCTGAAGAACTCCTACGAGGAGGCAATTGACCATCTAGACACCGTCAGCCGGGAGAACAGAAACCTGCAGG GGGAAATCACTGACCTGACTGAGCAGGTTAGTCAAGAAGGCAAGACCATTCATGAGCTAGAGTTAATGAAAAAGAGCCTGGACCAAGAGAAGACTAATATCCAGGCAGTTCTGGAGGAAGTAGAG GGCACACTGGAGCATGAGGAGACTAAAACCCTGCGTGTGCAGATGGAGCTTGGTCAGTTTAAAGCCGAGGTGGACCGGACACTAGCAGAGCGTGATGAGGAGATTGAAAATCTCCG ACGGAACCACCAGCAAATTCTTGAATCCATGCAGACATCTTTAGATACAGAGATCAGAGCCAGAAACGAGGCTGtcagggtgaaaaagaaaatggaGGGGGACCTAAATGAGATGGAGATTCAGCTGAATTATGCCAACAAACAAGCTGCTGAATCCCAGAAACTGGTTCGCCACCTACAGGTTCAGATAAAG GACGCACATCTGGAGCTCTGCGAGTCTCTGCACCAGTGTGAGGACCTGAAGGAGCAGGTGGCCGTGACGGAGCGCAGGAACACCTTGCTGGCCACAGAAATGGAGGAGCTCCGCTTGGCCGTGGAACAAACGGAGCGAATGCGCAAAGTGGCCGAGCACGAGCTTCTGGAGTCCACCGAGAGGGCGAACCTGCTGCACGCACAG AACATGGGAGCACTGAACCAGAAGAAGAAGTTGGAAAGTGATCTCTCCATGCTGACCGGCGAGGTGGATGAGGCCATGCAGGAGTGTCGCAATGCTGAGGAGAAGGCCAAGAAGGCCATCACTGAT GCAGCCATGATGGCAGAGGAACTGAAGAAAGAGCAGGACACTAGCTCCCATCTGGAGAGGATGAAGAAGAACATGGAGCAGACCATCAAAGACCTGCAGATGCGTTTGGATGAGGCAGAGCAGATCGCCCTGAAGGGAGGCAAGAAACAGATCCAAAAATTGGAAACACGG GTCAGGGAGCTGGAAGGTGAACTGGACTGTGAGCAGAAGAAGAGTGGGGAATTCCAGAAAGGAATACGGAAATACGAGAAGAGGATCAAAGAGCTCATGTATCAG ACGGAGGAGGACAGGAAAACTCTGCTGAGGATGCAGGACCTCATCGATAAGCTTCAGGCCAAAGTGAAGAGCTACAAGAGGCAAGCAGAAGATGCC GAGGAAGAGGTCAACTCCAACATGACCCGCTTCAGGAAGCTCCAGCATGAGCTGGACGACGCAGAGGAGAGGGCGGACATGGCCGAGACCCAGGTCAACAAGCTGAGAGTGCGCACCCGGGAGACGACCCATGTTGTCAAG ATCACAGAGTGA
- the myh7bb gene encoding myosin-7 isoform X1, whose product MDHFTELREFGEAATFLRKTNLEHLAAQAHAFDGKKRVWIPDEKDAYIDVEIKESDGEKAIVETKDGRILRVKEDDIQLMNPPKFDLIEDMAMLTHLNEASVLFNLSRRYSFWMIYTYSGLFCVTVNPYKWLPVYAAEVVAAYKGKRRSDTPPHIYSIADNAYNDMLKNRENQSMLITGESGAGKTVNTKRVIQYFAIVAAIGEAGGKKGGTLEDQVIEANPAMEAFGNAKTLRNDNSSRFGKFIRIHFGPTGKLASADIDIYLLEKSRVIFQQPGERSYHIYYQILSHRKPELQDMLLVSSNPFDYHFCCQGVTTVDNLDDGRELLATDHAMDILGFTPEEKCGCYKIVGAIMHFGNMKFKVKQREEQAEADGTESADKASFLMGINSAELIKGLLHPRVKVGNEYIVRGQTVEQVTYAVGALAKATYDRMFKWLVSRINRTLYTSIPRQFFIGVLDIAGFEIFEYNSFEQLCINFTNEKLQQFFNHHMFILEQEEYKAEGIEWTFIDFGLDLQACIDLIEKPLGIMSIMEEECMFPKATDSSFKAKLYDNHLGKSPNFQKPKPDKKRKYETHFELIHYAGVVPYNISGWLDKNKDPLNETVVGTFQKSSNKLMASLFEHFVSVDTGGEPKPPGREKRKKASSFQTVSQLHKDNLNKLMANLRSTQPHFVRCIIPNETKTPGVMEPFLVLHQLRCNGVLEGIRICRKGFPNRILYVEFKQRYRILNPSAIPEDTYVDSRKSTEKLLSSLDIDHNQYKFGHTKVFFKAGLLGLLEDMRDEQLAKTITLLQAFCRGKLMKMERKRLMREKEAIMVIQWNIRSFYAVKNWPWMCLFFKMKPLLKSAATEKEFAALKEEFQKLKETLERSESKRKALEEKHVCLMQENNDLFLQLQAEQDNLTDAEDRCNLLIKTKIQMEAKLKELMERLEDEEEMNASLVTKKRKLEDECVEMKKDLDDLEMTLAKVEKEKHATENKVKNLMEEMAVLDETILKLTKEKKAFQDAHQQALEDLQAEEDKVNMMAKAKNKLEQQVDDLEGSLEHEKKTRMDLERVKRKLEGDIKLSNESAMDLENDKQQLEERLRKKDFEVSQITSKIEDEQALVLQLQKKMKELQTRIEELEEELEAERAARVKAEKQRADVCRELEELSERLEDAGGTTAAQIEMSKKREAEFLKIRRDLEEASLHHEATAAVLKKKHADSMAELGEQLDSLQRVKHKLEKEKAEARMEAEDLTSNLEHLSRAKVATEKMCRMYEDQLNESKTKAEELQRQLMDVASQKARSQTECTEISRRLEEREVLVMQLQRSKLSLSQSGEDLKKQLEEECRAKNALAHALQSSRHDCDLLREQFEEEQEARSEVQRELSKANAQIAQWRTKYETDAIQRTEELEENKKKLVAQLQDSEEATEVSNAKCASLEKTKHRLQTEIEDLMIDLERSNAAAVALDKKQRSFDKVLSEWKQKLEETQAELESSQRESRSLSTELFKLKNSYEEAIDHLDTVSRENRNLQGEITDLTEQVSQEGKTIHELELMKKSLDQEKTNIQAVLEEVEGTLEHEETKTLRVQMELGQFKAEVDRTLAERDEEIENLRRNHQQILESMQTSLDTEIRARNEAVRVKKKMEGDLNEMEIQLNYANKQAAESQKLVRHLQVQIKDAHLELCESLHQCEDLKEQVAVTERRNTLLATEMEELRLAVEQTERMRKVAEHELLESTERANLLHAQNMGALNQKKKLESDLSMLTGEVDEAMQECRNAEEKAKKAITDAAMMAEELKKEQDTSSHLERMKKNMEQTIKDLQMRLDEAEQIALKGGKKQIQKLETRVRELEGELDCEQKKSGEFQKGIRKYEKRIKELMYQTEEDRKTLLRMQDLIDKLQAKVKSYKRQAEDAEEEVNSNMTRFRKLQHELDDAEERADMAETQVNKLRVRTRETTHVVKITE is encoded by the exons GCCGCCTCACATCTACTCCATAGCTGACAATGCTTACAACGACATGCTTAAAA ATCGCGAAAATCAGTCCATGCTTATCAC CGGAGAGTCCGGTGCTGGCAAAACTGTCAACACGAAACGAGTAATTCAGTATTTTGCCATTGTAGCTGCTATCGGCGAAGCAGGGGGCAAAAAAGGA ggtaCACTAGAGGACCAGGTGATAGAAGCCAACCCTGCCATGGAGGCGTTTGGCAATGCTAAGACTCTAAGGAATGACAACTCTTCTCGATTT GGCAAGTTCATCAGAATACATTTTGGTCCCACAGGAAAACTGGCATCAGCCGACATTGACATTT ACCTTCTTGAAAAATCTAGAGTGATTTTTCAGCAACCTGGTGAGAGGAGCTACCACATCTATTACCAAATCCTATCTCACCGAAAACCAGAGCTTCAAG ACATGCTGCTGGTGTCATCCAATCCCTTTGATTACCACTTCTGCTGTCAGGGTGTGACTACTGTGGATAATCTGGACGATGGAAGAGAACTCCTGGCCACAGAC CACGCCATGGATATTCTTGGCTTCACTCCTGAGGAGAAATGTGGCTGTTATAAGATTGTGGGTGCCATTATGCACTTTGGCAACATGAAGTTCAAAGTGaagcagagggaggagcaagCAGAAGCTGACGGCACAGAAA GTGCAGACAAAGCCTCCTTCCTGATGGGGATCAACTCGGCTGAACTGATAAAGGGCCTGCTTCACCCCAGGGTGAAGGTGGGAAACGAGTACATTGTGAGAGGTCAGACTGTAGAACAG GTGACCTATGCTGTCGGGGCTCTGGCCAAAGCGACCTATGACCGCATGTTTAAGTGGCTTGTCAGCAGGATCAATAGGACGCTCTACACTTCCATCCCACGACAGTTCTTCATAGGAGTTCTGGACATAGCCGGCTTTGAGATCTTCGAG TATAACAGTTTCGAGCAGCTGTGCATCAACTTCACCAATGAAAAACTGCAGCAGTTTTTCAACCACCACATGTTCATCCTGGAGCAGGAGGAATATAAAGCAGAGGGCATAGAGTGGACCTTCATTGACTTTGGCTTAGACCTACAGGCCTGCATCGACCTCATTGAGAAG cCACTGGGTATCATGTCTATAATGGAGGAGGAGTGCATGTTCCCAAAAGCCACAGACAGCAGCTTCAAAGCTAAACTCTACGACAACCATCTGGGCAAGTCTCCCAACTTCCAGAAGCCAAAACCTGACAAGAAGCGCAAGTATGAAACCCACTTCGAGCTGATCCACTACGCTGGTGTG GTGCCATACAACATTAGTGGATGGCTGGACAAAAATAAAGACCCTCTCAACGAGACTGTTGTAGGCACTTTCCAAAAATCGTCTAACAAGTTAATGGCAAGCCTCTTTGAGCACTTTGTCAGCGTAGATACAG GAGGGGAGCCAAAACCTCCAGGcagggagaagaggaagaaagcGTCTTCATTTCAGACAGTGTCACAGCTCCATAAG GATAACCTCAACAAGCTGATGGCTAATCTGAGGAGCACTCAGCCTCACTTTGTCCGCTGCATCATCCCCAATGAGACCAAGACTCCAG GTGTGATGGAGCCCTTCCTGGTCCTGCACCAGCTGCGCTGTAATGGAGTCCTGGAGGGTATTCGCATCTGCAGGAAAGGATTCCCCAATCGCATCCTGTATGTAGAGTTTAAACAGCG TTACCGTATCTTGAACCCTTCGGCGATCCCAGAAGACACGTACGTGGACAGCAGGAAGTCTACAGAGAAGCTGCTCAGCTCACTGGACATTGACCACAATCAGTACAAATTTGGCCACACCAAG GTGTTCTTCAAGGCCGGTCTGCTGGGCCTGCTGGAGGACATGAGGGATGAGCAGCTGGCAAAGACCATCACGCTGCTCCAGGCTTTCTGCAGGGGCAAACTCATGAAGATGGAGCGGAAGAGACTGATGCGGGAGAA GGAGGCCATAATGGTGATTCAGTGGAACATCCGCTCATTTTACGCCGTGAAGAACTGGCCTTGGATGTGTCTCTTCTTCAAGATGAAGCCTCTTCTGAAGAGCGCTGCCACAGAGAAGGAGTTCGCCGCCCTGAAGGAGGAATTCCAGAAGCTGAAGGAGACGCTGGAGAGATCTGAGTCCAAGAGGAAGGCGCTGGAAGAAAAGCATGTGTGTCTGATGCAGGAGAACAACGACCTCTTCCTGCAACTTCAAGCT GAGCAAGACAATCTGACCGATGCTGAAGACAGATGCAACCTGCTCATCAAGACCAAGATCCAGATGGAGGCGAAACTCAAGGAGCTAATGGAGAGATTGGAAGATGAAGAGGAGATGAATGCTAGCCTGGTCACCAAGAAACGCAAACTagaggatgagtgtgtggagatGAAGAAGGATCTGGATGACTTGGAGATGACCCTGGCCAaggtggagaaggagaaacATGCCACAGAGAACAAG GTGAAGAACCTTATGGAAGAAATGGCAGTTCTGGATGAGACAATCCTCAAGCTGACTAAAGAGAAGAAGGCTTTCCAGGACGCTCATCAGCAGGCTCTAGAGGACCTGCAGGCAGAGGAAGACAAGGTCAACATGATGGCAAAGGCTAAAAACAAGCTGGAGCAGCAGGTTGACGAT CTGGAGGGGTCTTTGGAGCATGAGAAGAAGACGCGCATGGACCTTGAACGAGTCAAACGCAAGCTTGAAGGAGACATAAAGCTTTCTAATGAGTCAGCCATGGACTTGGAGAATGACAAACAGCAGCTAGAGGAGAGACTGAGGAA GAAAGACTTTGAAGTAAGTCAAATCACCTCCAAGATAGAAGATGAACAAGCCCTGGTACTTCAGCTGCAAAAGAAAATGAAGGAATTACAG ACTCGTatagaggagctggaggaggagctggaggcggAGCGGGCCGCCCGAGTGAAAGCCGAGAAGCAGCGTGCAGATGTGTGTCGGGAGCTGGAGGAGCTCAGCGAGAGGTTGGAGGACGCCGGGGGAACCACCGCAGCCCAGATTGAGATGAGCAAGAAGCGGGAGGCGGAGTTCCTGAAGATACGGCGGGACctggaggaggcctccctgcacCACGAGGCCACGGCAGCCGTGCTGAAGAAGAAGCATGCAGACAGCATGGCCGAGCTGGGTGAGCAGTTGGACAGCCTGCAGAGGGTCAAACACAaactggagaaggagaaggcaGAGGCCAGAATGGAGGCGGAGGATCTGACCTCAAACCTGGAACATCTCTCGAGGGCCAAA GTTGCAACAGAGAAGATGTGCAGAATGTATGAAGATCAGCTGAACGAGTCAAAAACCAAAGCAGAGGAGCTTCAGAGGCAGCTAATGGATGTTGCTTCTCAAAAAGCCCGGAGCCAGACAGAGTGCA CTGAGATCAGTCGGAGACTGGAGGAGCGGGAGGTTCTGGTCATGCAGCTTCAGCGGTCTAAGCTGTCCCTCAGCCAGAGTGGGGAAGACCTGAAGAagcagctggaggaggagtGCAGG GCGAAGAATGCACTGGCTCACGCACTGCAGTCATCCAGACATGACTGTGACCTGCTGAGGGAGCAGTTTGAAGAGGAGCAAGAGGCCAGATCTGAAGTGCAGAGGGAGCTGTCCAAAGCCAACGCTCAGATTGCTCAGTGGAGGACCAAGTACGAGACTGACGCTATTCAGAGAacagaggagctggaggagaacaA AAAGAAGCTGGTCGCACAGCTTCAAGATTCAGAGGAAGCCACAGAGGTATCTAATGCCAAGTGTGCCTCCCTGGAGAAAACCAAGCATCGCCTGCAAACTGAGATTGAGGACTTGATGATAGACCTAGAACGCTCAAACGCTGCCGCGGTCGCATTGGACAAAAAACAGCGCAGTTTTGACAAG GTGTTGTCAGAGTGGAAGCAAAAGTTGGAGGAGACGCAGGCGGAGCTGGAGAGCTCTCAGAGAGAGTCCCGCAGTCTGAGCACTGAGCTCTTCAAGCTGAAGAACTCCTACGAGGAGGCAATTGACCATCTAGACACCGTCAGCCGGGAGAACAGAAACCTGCAGG GGGAAATCACTGACCTGACTGAGCAGGTTAGTCAAGAAGGCAAGACCATTCATGAGCTAGAGTTAATGAAAAAGAGCCTGGACCAAGAGAAGACTAATATCCAGGCAGTTCTGGAGGAAGTAGAG GGCACACTGGAGCATGAGGAGACTAAAACCCTGCGTGTGCAGATGGAGCTTGGTCAGTTTAAAGCCGAGGTGGACCGGACACTAGCAGAGCGTGATGAGGAGATTGAAAATCTCCG ACGGAACCACCAGCAAATTCTTGAATCCATGCAGACATCTTTAGATACAGAGATCAGAGCCAGAAACGAGGCTGtcagggtgaaaaagaaaatggaGGGGGACCTAAATGAGATGGAGATTCAGCTGAATTATGCCAACAAACAAGCTGCTGAATCCCAGAAACTGGTTCGCCACCTACAGGTTCAGATAAAG GACGCACATCTGGAGCTCTGCGAGTCTCTGCACCAGTGTGAGGACCTGAAGGAGCAGGTGGCCGTGACGGAGCGCAGGAACACCTTGCTGGCCACAGAAATGGAGGAGCTCCGCTTGGCCGTGGAACAAACGGAGCGAATGCGCAAAGTGGCCGAGCACGAGCTTCTGGAGTCCACCGAGAGGGCGAACCTGCTGCACGCACAG AACATGGGAGCACTGAACCAGAAGAAGAAGTTGGAAAGTGATCTCTCCATGCTGACCGGCGAGGTGGATGAGGCCATGCAGGAGTGTCGCAATGCTGAGGAGAAGGCCAAGAAGGCCATCACTGAT GCAGCCATGATGGCAGAGGAACTGAAGAAAGAGCAGGACACTAGCTCCCATCTGGAGAGGATGAAGAAGAACATGGAGCAGACCATCAAAGACCTGCAGATGCGTTTGGATGAGGCAGAGCAGATCGCCCTGAAGGGAGGCAAGAAACAGATCCAAAAATTGGAAACACGG GTCAGGGAGCTGGAAGGTGAACTGGACTGTGAGCAGAAGAAGAGTGGGGAATTCCAGAAAGGAATACGGAAATACGAGAAGAGGATCAAAGAGCTCATGTATCAG ACGGAGGAGGACAGGAAAACTCTGCTGAGGATGCAGGACCTCATCGATAAGCTTCAGGCCAAAGTGAAGAGCTACAAGAGGCAAGCAGAAGATGCC GAGGAAGAGGTCAACTCCAACATGACCCGCTTCAGGAAGCTCCAGCATGAGCTGGACGACGCAGAGGAGAGGGCGGACATGGCCGAGACCCAGGTCAACAAGCTGAGAGTGCGCACCCGGGAGACGACCCATGTTGTCAAG ATCACAGAGTGA